From the Psychrobacillus sp. FSL K6-4046 genome, one window contains:
- a CDS encoding YaaL family protein translates to MFFKKGKLKKEFDERFVELIKATKEDWQQAQRIEDYLNDYDLDAVAKRKMAESIHFYLYKEAKIRNVIIK, encoded by the coding sequence ATGTTTTTTAAAAAGGGGAAACTGAAAAAAGAATTTGATGAACGGTTTGTAGAGCTTATTAAAGCTACCAAAGAAGATTGGCAACAAGCTCAACGAATTGAAGATTACTTGAATGACTATGATTTAGATGCAGTTGCTAAAAGGAAAATGGCAGAGAGTATACACTTCTATCTATATAAAGAGGCAAAGATTCGAAATGTAATTATAAAATAG
- the recR gene encoding recombination mediator RecR, producing the protein MHYPEPISKLIESFMKLPGIGPKTAARLAFFVLTMKEDTVLDFAKALVDAKRNLSYCSVCGHITDIDPCHICQDKQRDGSMICVVQDTKDVIAMEKMRDYNGLYHVLHGAISPMDGIGPEDINVPTLLKRLQNDQVEELILATNPTIEGEATAMYISRLVKPSGIKTTRIAHGLPVGGDLEYADEVTLSKALEGRREL; encoded by the coding sequence ATGCATTATCCTGAACCGATATCAAAGCTAATTGAAAGCTTTATGAAATTGCCAGGAATCGGGCCCAAAACAGCGGCCCGTCTGGCATTTTTTGTGTTAACTATGAAAGAAGATACAGTACTAGACTTTGCTAAAGCTCTAGTAGACGCTAAAAGGAACTTGAGCTACTGTTCGGTTTGTGGACATATCACGGACATAGATCCTTGCCATATTTGTCAGGATAAACAGCGTGATGGATCTATGATCTGTGTAGTACAAGATACAAAAGACGTAATTGCAATGGAAAAAATGAGAGATTACAATGGTTTATACCATGTACTGCATGGGGCTATCTCACCGATGGATGGAATAGGTCCAGAGGATATTAATGTACCGACCCTTTTAAAAAGATTACAGAATGACCAAGTAGAAGAACTGATTTTAGCAACAAACCCTACTATAGAAGGAGAAGCAACCGCGATGTATATTTCTCGTCTAGTAAAGCCTTCAGGCATTAAGACTACGAGGATTGCCCATGGTTTGCCTGTAGGTGGAGATTTAGAGTATGCAGATGAGGTTACTCTTTCTAAAGCATTAGAAGGACGCAGGGAGCTATAA
- a CDS encoding pro-sigmaK processing inhibitor BofA family protein — MKLTIIVCSLVLLLFLVFKSSSSNLFESISILLFRLGFSILLLFGVHLLLGTAGYAVPINLFTGAVVAVLGVPGVASVVAISILI, encoded by the coding sequence ATGAAGTTAACCATTATTGTGTGTTCGCTAGTATTATTACTGTTTTTAGTATTCAAGAGTTCGTCTTCTAATTTATTTGAGAGTATTTCTATCTTGTTATTTCGTTTAGGGTTTTCTATCTTACTGTTATTCGGAGTTCATTTATTACTTGGAACGGCAGGATACGCGGTCCCGATCAATCTCTTTACAGGCGCAGTAGTAGCAGTATTAGGAGTTCCAGGAGTAGCGTCAGTAGTAGCTATTTCTATACTAATATAA